In Streptomyces ambofaciens ATCC 23877, a single genomic region encodes these proteins:
- a CDS encoding TetR/AcrR family transcriptional regulator: MPKRVDHDERRTQIAEALIQVAGRQGLHAVGMRDVAAEAGVSLRLVQYYFQTKEKLLFHGLQHLTDRFTERVGARLAAAGQDPGPRATIEALLLASLPTDEESRIFHLLYSSYSILSVTDEALATQPFIDKPDDAENAIAQLIQRAQKTGQADSRADARTEAISLLAMTATMGTSILVGQRTPESATAALQYHLDRIFNRSQALPTTR, encoded by the coding sequence CACCCAGATCGCTGAAGCACTCATCCAGGTCGCAGGCCGGCAGGGCCTGCACGCAGTCGGCATGCGTGACGTCGCCGCCGAGGCGGGCGTCTCACTACGCCTGGTGCAGTACTACTTCCAGACCAAGGAAAAGCTGCTCTTCCACGGCCTTCAACACCTGACCGACCGCTTCACCGAACGCGTCGGCGCCCGCCTCGCCGCTGCCGGCCAAGACCCGGGCCCCCGCGCGACCATCGAGGCTCTGCTGCTGGCCTCGCTGCCGACCGACGAGGAGAGCCGAATCTTCCACCTTCTCTACAGCTCCTACTCGATCCTGTCCGTGACCGACGAGGCCCTCGCCACCCAGCCGTTCATCGACAAGCCCGACGACGCCGAGAACGCCATTGCCCAATTGATCCAACGGGCACAGAAGACGGGCCAAGCCGACTCTCGAGCCGACGCCCGCACGGAGGCGATCAGCCTGCTCGCCATGACGGCAACCATGGGCACCAGCATCCTCGTCGGACAGCGCACACCGGAGTCCGCCACCGCGGCACTCCAGTACCACCTCGACAGGATCTTCAATCGCAGCCAGGCCTTGCCTACGACCCGGTGA